The segment tgtgttttttgtctgtggacaataatattgggacggagggagtatgttTTTGAAATCACCAACTTTTTACGTAGCAACGACTCAATTTACGAATTGAAGGTTATGGTAACATATATTAATAACCAAAtgaatattaaatattataaGAAATACATATCATTATAATTTTCATGGGACGTATTTTACAAGGATTGGAACAATCTAGAGAATATTAACATGAACATCCCACAAGAATAATCCAAATAAAGAGTAGCGTAAGGATCCAATCCAACACATATCTTTGATAGAACCGAATTTCAATATTTCCAATGAATAATATTGTCATTTTTAAATTGTTTAAATGACATACATTATGAAATTTATCTTATGTTGTTTAGAACGTCttaatatatattatttctaAAAGGTGACACCAAATTAAATAAGAAGTCATAAACCGAACCAAGTGTGTCGCCAATTCTATCTGCAAAATATATAGGATGATCAATAGATGGTTAACTACAAATAAATAAACGGAATTCAAATAAAAACAATGTTCAAGATTTATATATACGAACCTAAGAGAGAAGTTGGATTATTCATGTCATGAAAATTAGCATGTCCAAATGTCGAGTTTGAGAAAGCTCTGAAAGGCCATAAAGTGATAAATTGCTCTAAGCTCCGATTCATGTTGACAGAGTTTCGAGAACCTTGTCTTGCAAAGCCATCTTCTTCATAATGTGTGTGGGCATAATTATTTGAGAGACCTTGTATCACATATCGACATACGGGGCATGTATTATGAACACTTAACCATGGAACGATACAATCGGGATGATAAAAATGTTTACAAGGTAACTCCCTTACTTCTCCTCCAACTTCAAATTCATCTTTACAAATTGGGCAATCTGAGTCGTTAGCCAAGTGAGATTGAGTTAGGCTCACAAGTGGTAAGGCTTCGATAATTGAAATTGGTGTTGGTGGTGACCTTGTGCCCTCTTCTTCATTGGAAACATCATTATGTTCCTCAAAAGTTGCATTTTGATGACTAAGAGATCCACCATTAGGTTGCAAACCAGTCACATGGAAAATAAAGTTGGAATCTAGACCTTGTTCAATATCAGTATCAGAACCTTGTTGTCTGATAAATTGTGGTGGTGGCTCGGGTGGGTCAAATAGAAGAGCCAAATTCTCTATAAATTGTGTGGCTAAAGACGGTTCAATATCTGCGATGTTGGATACCAACCTAGGTCGTTGGAAATCAAGCTCATCGGGAATTATACCTAAACACCGTGGGCAGACAGTTTCAGGTATGTTATGTGAGTTGGTTCTAAATGTTCTTTGACAGCGTCGACACCAGTAGTAATGATAAGTTCTCATCCTTTGGTTCCCGTTGACGCTTACACGACGACGTGGCGGAAACGGCATGTTTAGAAGGAGAAGATAGCAAATAAGAAGAAGTGTGTGGATAAAGGTGTGAAAAGGAGAAAAATGTGGATGAAAtgtatatataaggtgtgtttaaaGAATTCTAGGAAAGATATGGGATGACTTTGGTAAGTTGCTAAAGGTCTAAGGATTCTTGACTTGTGATGGTTTTCTCTTGCTTAATATGTATGTCATGTCACCTTCTCAAAAAGGTTAAGCATGTGTGAGAGGTTGGATCTTTTAGATAAtagtatatgttttttttaacaatATTAACCTCAAGACAAAAGAGGAAGGAAACTGAAGTATTTTGTTTAACGACTCTAATCTCTCGTGCAACAAACAAATATTACgcataattttataattttgcaAACAATTGATTTTCTAGACTACAATTACATTAACATGTAGGATAATGCTAAAATATACcttgtatttatatataatataaaaaaatattgtttttgcATATCGTATCAACGATAAAAACACATTGGCCAATTACCCTTAAACCTTTACATAGGATAAAAGTTATACAAGAAAATACACCAATAAATctttttaaaattattacaaaTATAATTGTCGTTCTAAATACAAACTTATAATATCATTTACCATATAGTAATCAACATTTCAAACCATTGTATTTGACAAATCATCCCTACAAATCCAACATACTTGCAAAAATAAAAACACAATAGTTGAAAACCCTGATTTATCCTTCTAACAACCCTTGAGCTGTCCCACAGACACCAGCCAACTGGTTGGCTAGCATAAGGGCCCGTTACTCAAAAACAGCCCAATCCATATTGGAATTAAAACTCTCACACTGTCAATAAGACAATAATTCAGATATTTGTTGTTTTTGCATTTTCCTAAGTATGTTGGTGGTGTAGAGATGACATGTCAAGTACAATTACTAGAAATACAAACCCtagttttctatatatagaaaGCACTAAAAGTAGGATACCTACTATGTATCTAAACATACAAATACTTATACTCTTACTTTTGTACCtaattattattatcatcatcatctaacAAATGTATTGTTGTCTTCTTGAACCAAATTCTCAACGGGGTTTAAAGCAGCCCATACGGATGCATCCATGTATCCAAGCTCATACAAGGTATCAAGAATCAAATCGGCTGCTGGCTCCAACGCCCAACTGAATAACTGGTTTGAGGAAATTAAGGTTTAATAGTAAGACAATGGGAACAATGTTGTTTTAATGTTAatgttgtttaaaaaaaaagaatcttGTAACTTGTATTGTAAATTTGTACCTCTCTTGGGGTTGCTCTATTTTCGGGATTACAGTCAGGGCTGATTCCGATGTTTTCCAGTCCCAAACGACTGGCTGGAAAAGCACACACACGAACctgtaaaacaaaaaaaaaaaaaaaatattacaagggtaaaatggtcatttactcataTAATAAGTAAACAAATATAGATAAAAGTTAAAAGTTACCGTTTGAGCAGCGGATGTTGGTGGCATAAATAAAGTCAAACCGCCATCTACACAGAGTCTATTGCGGAACACAATTGCTGGTCTTGGTGCAAGGTATCTGAAAAAagagatttatttttatttttttatattacatTTATGATGTCATAATTCATAAACATAAGAAAAAATTAGTTTATTGAAAAAGAAATTAATATTTTACCCTGGAATGAAAGAAGAAGTAATTACTGCATTAATAAGATCCTCCCTGGAATCAAACTGATCAACAAGCAAACCTCTTGGTCTCCATAGAATCTGTGTTACAGCAACTGTGTATTCATAttcataatataatttattagaaAGCTGTataaaaagacgtaaatgcccttaaAAACAGGATATGCTCACCTCTAACCCTTCCATTAGACCTTATATGAGCATCAACTGGAAGAAAATCTTCAAGAACTTCTCTAAGAACAGCCTGTCCCCATACAAACATTTGTAAGAATGAAGCAAAATGATACAAACAAAaagaattttaataaatataagtTGAGAAATATACACCAAGACGAAATGCAGTTCCTCTAGTTCGACAATCTTGAGCCAAAATCTTTGTAGCTTGTAAGGCTTCTTCCATACTTGCCCCTGATGCAACAACTGCACATACAATGGCACCAGCTGATGATCCAGCTAATGGGGTTGTATCCTGATTCAAAATATATCAACACATGTTAGGATTTAGGAATTAAGTTCGTATTGATAAGAACCCTAATTGATGCTTGCATACATGTAGAAAGCTATGTCTTAGGAAGAAACCTAACAATCTGTAAACAGATAATTTGGACTCTCTTCTTTGTAGTATCAACAAACCAAGCAATCTGATTACAGATGATCTGAAAAGAAAAGGGAATGGAATGATGTACCTTAATGTAACCCTTTTCGATTAGAAATTTGGCAACACCAAGATGATAGGGAAACAAAAGTCCAGCAGCAGAGAAGCTAAACCCAGGGCTAGTCACCGCCTTCCGCTCTCTTTCCGCTTCCACATCCTTCAGCCTCTGCTCCCACACCACGTCTCCATCGTCCACCACCGCCGCAATCTCCTCCTCCTTCACCTCTTTCTGATTCCTCGACCTACTCCAAAAATACGACTCCTTCTTACCCACTAATTCGTCGCCAAACATCCTAACTTTCTCCTCCGAATCCAATCCCCTTTCCATCGCATTTCTGCTCTTAATAATTCGAGATGCTATCCCTAGGAAAAGCTCCCCCGTTGCCACTGCAAAGGTCCTCTTCTCCGACGGTGATGGCGGCAATGGTGGTTGCTTGGGGTCGGGGGTGGTTATGTTGTTTGGGTCTTTTGAGACGGCCTTTATGGAGAATTGTACGGTTGGAGGATGCCGAAAGACGGTGCTGGTGGTGGAGTTAGGATTAGGGTTAAAGGAAGGACGGTGGAAGAGGGTGGAATTGGAAAGTGAAGTTGTCATCGGAGAAGAATAGGGCGGTGGAGGACGGCGGTGGTAGTTATAAATGAGTTTTTGGACGGGAGTTTTGGTGTATATAACCATTTTTTtcgattaaaatattaaattaagacGGAAGTGTCCAATTTATAAGGTGACATAATCAATAACAAATTTTGTTTGGCTCTAATTTTTTTATcaatatttcatttaaaatataatttaggGTTAATCACAAATATAGGTCGATTTGTGTATATATTTTCTCTTTTATGTTTTTATACATGTGATCATCGAATTTATTTAGTTTCTTCATAAAATATCATTATTACTGATTATTGTATGTTTAATCAGTTTTCGATGTCATTTGGTAGCTTTGACGAGACTTTTGTCATCTTCTTCGATGAGTCTTTAGCTAACAAGAATTGTCCTACCAGTTCTTGCCACATCATATATATGTTCTTGGTTTTTAGATTTGTGTTTTGGACATTCATAAAAATGTGTGAAAATTTTCTTAAGTAAAAACTCACACAAGAAATTAAGATATGCAAAGTGAGTAAATGAGTTCTAGGAGTTTTTCATCTTTATCTATGTTCATTGAGTGTATTTTTCCGGTGGAACAAACCCTAAATCGAAAATCTGAAAAAACGAGTTCATCTTCTTATAAAAAACAAGTTCATCTCCAACTTTATCGAGTTCATCGAGTTATAAGGTTTTCCATATTTGAAGACCCAATTTCTTGACACAAGCATGCATTTGAAGGTACATTTTCATCAAGATCTTGAACAAACCTGAAAATCAAAAACCAAATCTCGATTTCTTGAACAAACCATACCTGTCAAGTTctttacacacacatacacacataaagTTCCATAAATCGTTTTTCGACCCTCGACCCTCTAAATTTTGTTTTTGAAGAACGTTTGTTCTTACGATGTTTTTGAGTGTCATAAAAGATGTTCTTAGAGATTTTTTTAAAGAGGGTTTGTTCTTTGAGATGTGAAAACCCATAAATGGAAACCCAAAACTCAAGAACCATTTGTGTCTGTGTTTGTGTTCGTATTCAGGAACTCAATAAAAATTTTCAGACTCTAAAGAGGGAAAGAAAATCATATGTTTGGGAAGAGAGTTTGTTCTTGAGTTCATCATGTTCTTGAGTTCTATAAACGATGTTCTTGATATGTTTTTGAAGAGTGTTTGTTCTTTAGATGTTTGTTCTTGAGATGTGAAAACCCATAAATCAAAACCTAAGACAAAAAATCCATTTGTGTTTTGTGTATTTATGTTCCATATATGATTTCGATTCTGGTGGGTTTGTATTAATCATATATGGATTTTTTGAACATGTGTGTTTTTGAGTGTGtttgtgtgcttgtgtgtgtgtgtgttcatgaGTGTGTGCTTGAGTGTTTTGACCGGAAAATATGATTAGGAAAATTCATATTTGGCCGAAAACCTAATCCAACCGgtaataataatgttttttttaacaaaCTAAACAAGTTCAATGATCAATAATAGTcatatgtgtacaaaaaaatgAACTAAATGTGTACACGAGCTAACATATATGATCTTTATAAGTCATTAAcctataattttattattaaatctATAAATCGTTTTTCAATGGTAAATAGAAGATACTATAAATTATACCAAGATTAGtaataataagtaacaagtaGGGTGTTTAGGATtgttaatttaaaataacatttGTGAAGAATGGTAAAAAAATTCGTTGACCACCAACATTTTCGCAGATGTTGGCCTGCGAATAAGATTGAACGATCATGAAGAATGGTTTTGTTCGTTCAATTATGTTTGTGAACATTcatttatattgtttgtttacgTTCGTTTATGTATGTTCATTTAAGTTCATTTTATGCTCAGATATCCTTAATGATGTTTGACTAAATTACTATATTATATGCttgtttatgttcatatatgttcaattatGTTTGTTTATCTTCGTTCGTTTGTGTTCGTTTAACATGTTCACGAACACAAACTAACGAACATGAATAATGTAACTTGTTAaactaactgtgacatccccaatttcacggcaagaaaagaccgatttgtttatgctttgttttatataatcagagtaatcttttgattaaaatagttgcggaatttgttcccaaaacaaaaatgataagaatttatcaaaacgtttctcaaagagaatttattttcattatataacaaaatctcgggatgtcatgttccgatacagaccaaaagcataaaaatataaaatagaccttacaacagtcatttataactactgatcttataatccaaaatctctcgtcaagtccaccaacttatactcttgtgtcattacctgtaatgcaaagaaaactgagtgggtcaggcttgggagcctggtgagcatatagggttttcaacccacaataatacatttattatattcaattatcaaacaatcaacccaaatacccatctccatatctcctttattttctcaagggtttaccctaagaatccactatccttcattcattcattcctaaggatttacctaaggaattggcacgaagtccattgctgccaaagtttatctatcagatactaaatctatagctatcaggtgctaactccatagtcaccaaggtttactcaacaagtgctaactccatagtccccaaggtttatacaacaggcacaaagtcacatcgtcaccaaggtttatcaataggcacgaagtcacatcgtcgccaaggtttactcgataggcactaagtcacatagtcgccagggtttactcaatagcCACCAAGTCGCATCGTCAcgaaggcttactcaataggcacgaagtcacatcgtcaccaaggttttacTCAATAGGTACTGTAACACCtatgtttccaggctaggcattatccttgatgtaatagtctaggttaacccttgtaactctttttggagtattaatgatgaaatatttgagtattatgtgaattatgtgaattatgtgtttattttcttaattattataattaaatgaattaagactaaaatgatgattcaaacaatgttggatcgtcaaatggaggagactaggcggttgcttcaacagaatcgtgaagaactgtcaattcgtgtggaagagcccgaattaaatgaagggcactcggaaggtggaaacttcagtgggtctattggtcaagccaacccaccgatagttaggcaaaacaaccatgatggaaggaatgatggaatgggatgcaagtacaaggactttctaacttacaaaccatcgaccttcaatggaaaggaggatccgattggagttatggattggatctccaaaatggaattagctttcatgacttgtggctgcagaggcaagtttcagactatctatgcagtgcgtcagtttcgaggtggagccattcgttggtggaacactctagggaggactttaagccctaatgagccactgcaattgacatgggtagagttcttggtgcaattcaagcgcaagttctgctcggctcaaaatctgttggagttggagaataagtttttggcattgacgaaaggcagcatgtcagttgatgaatacaccaataacttcaccgataagatggagtttgccttgcgtatcgtcccagacgagctgaaAAAGGTGggccggtatgcgaagggactcccatgggatacgaggtgccagtacgtcaggcacatactctagaggcaactatctgggctgccaagtctgt is part of the Lactuca sativa cultivar Salinas chromosome 7, Lsat_Salinas_v11, whole genome shotgun sequence genome and harbors:
- the LOC111887788 gene encoding E3 ubiquitin-protein ligase RZF1, with amino-acid sequence MPFPPRRRVSVNGNQRMRTYHYYWCRRCQRTFRTNSHNIPETVCPRCLGIIPDELDFQRPRLVSNIADIEPSLATQFIENLALLFDPPEPPPQFIRQQGSDTDIEQGLDSNFIFHVTGLQPNGGSLSHQNATFEEHNDVSNEEEGTRSPPTPISIIEALPLVSLTQSHLANDSDCPICKDEFEVGGEVRELPCKHFYHPDCIVPWLSVHNTCPVCRYVIQGLSNNYAHTHYEEDGFARQGSRNSVNMNRSLEQFITLWPFRAFSNSTFGHANFHDMNNPTSLLDRIGDTLGSVYDFLFNLVSPFRNNIY
- the LOC111887787 gene encoding uncharacterized protein LOC111887787, whose product is MVIYTKTPVQKLIYNYHRRPPPPYSSPMTTSLSNSTLFHRPSFNPNPNSTTSTVFRHPPTVQFSIKAVSKDPNNITTPDPKQPPLPPSPSEKRTFAVATGELFLGIASRIIKSRNAMERGLDSEEKVRMFGDELVGKKESYFWSRSRNQKEVKEEEIAAVVDDGDVVWEQRLKDVEAERERKAVTSPGFSFSAAGLLFPYHLGVAKFLIEKGYIKDTTPLAGSSAGAIVCAVVASGASMEEALQATKILAQDCRTRGTAFRLGAVLREVLEDFLPVDAHIRSNGRVRVAVTQILWRPRGLLVDQFDSREDLINAVITSSFIPGYLAPRPAIVFRNRLCVDGGLTLFMPPTSAAQTVRVCAFPASRLGLENIGISPDCNPENRATPRELFSWALEPAADLILDTLYELGYMDASVWAALNPVENLVQEDNNTFVR